The Salmo salar chromosome ssa04, Ssal_v3.1, whole genome shotgun sequence genomic sequence GATTGTAAAGACATCTCCACCAATAGCAAATATATTGAATAGATATTCTCCCAAGTCTCACACTGGAACGTGCGTGGATGTCTTGAAAACAagaggttggagagagagggcggaggaATCTACAGCATGGTTTGCCTGCCCATCGTGACGCAGCCGGTTGCTAGGTGTGAATGAACTGATGCTCTCGCTCAATAAATCGTCTCTCAGTCATCAAGTTCATCACAACAAAGAAGCAACAACAAGACTTCACTTCTGTCTCGGATTTTTCCAAGGGAGCCATGGCTTGTTAAATTTGAGAAGAACTCGGACCCCCGAAAGACGCCGTGCTTTGCTCTTGCAACGCACCCCAAACTCACAAGAATTTTCAGCAAGAATGGAGTAAGTGACACTTGTTACATTTGATCTTTTCTGAAGCGTTCGAAACTTTGTTGCCAGCCCACTCACTTGAACTGTTGTGCATATTACATTGTATCGGTCTGAGATACATTTAACTCAATAATGTAATCTACGGGTGGTATTTTCAACTGAACGTTTATAATAGCTACAGCGGTGTGGTGACTGCTGAAAACTttgtcaacaacaacagtaatcaCACCACAACAATAGAAATAGGCAGCCCATAAATGATAATGACAATGGCAGCAAAAGGCAAATAATAACCGTATGTTATTGcggttaatttttttttaaaacacactatttttgTGATAAATGTACAGTATGGCCATTACTGTAAACTTTATTGGCTCAGTATATTTTAGTCTGTCTTGGCAAAAGGTGTTGTCATGTGGGAATAGGTTTCTTTTGTTTTTCTATTCACTTTGTCTGAGTATCCATTAATTAAGCTGTTGTTATAGTTAGACAACCATTAGGCTAAGGTGTTTCTCTATTATTAATGACGTCTTAAATGGTGCATGTGAAGGCTGATTGTTTAGAGTAGGCCAATTAGATAGTTAACCGTATTGAGGAAGTAACGGTGCTCCAGATGAGTCTGGGTTATCCTAGAACATAAACAGGTGTGCATTCTGTCATTTGCTTAAGCCCACGTGTTTTGAATGCATCAACATAACATTTGTGGTGTGGTCGGTATGACAGCACACCAACGGACTCTCAGTTCCTGTGAAGTTATTCTGACTTTTGAGAGATCTTTTATTTCTGACGATTAtaccgtttttttgttgttgttttttttactgtaTGTAAGTGAACATAATGTGTGAATGTTGCTGTCTGTATTGTGGGTTTGGCTTGGGATGTTATCGCACCTTTATGATCTGAACCTTTTAAGATTTTGTAAGGTCAGATGGGTACGTTCAAAAAGCCAAGAACCTCAGTTGGGAGTGGGACCTTGAGGACATGTGTTACTTGCACTAATAACAATATGATAACATGGTAATAGTGCAACATTAGGTTATATTTCTATTTATTGTGATTGCCTGCTATTCAAAAGCACAATTTTTTAACATAATGTTGTAAGTGTTGGGCTTGCAAACCTGTTGAGGTCATTACCTACTTAGCCACATAGAGACTGAATGGGTTCAACCCAATATGTTTTCTTCTTGATCCTTTGTTAAGTGGGACATCTATTATTTTTGTATGATGAGTGACCCATACTGTTTTAAGAAATGTCTCAGCCACTGTTTCTGTGATGATGATCAGCAACCCAAAGTGTCAGTGTATAGTTTTTAATGACTCGCTTTAAACGCCTCCCTACTCATTCTTTATCTCCTATAGGTGTCATTATGCTCACCCAGCCCTGCTCACTGTGGCTCAACTCTCAGACCCCACCAACTCATATCTTACGATCGGACTAATCAGATTGAATCAAAAGACCAATAGACAAAATGATGGCAATGTCAGCAGCTCCTCTCTGGAAGACTCTTCGCGTCTGCCCGGCagaccccctcgctctctctcacccacagGCTAACCTCAGCCAATCACAGGAGTGCAGGGGGGAGGTGCCAGAGGAGAGCCAGCACTTAATTGGTGAGTTGCAGAGTACGCTTTTTTATTTTTCCACATTTCAGGTGGGCACCGCACTGCAGCACATTCGTTCTCCTTCGAACAGTGAGTAATAAAGTAGTTAACGTCTGAAGTTTTTTCCTGTTGAAATGTAGCTACTTTTTACTAAACGATTTAAGTTGTTTTCACTCATTTTAATGTTCAGGCTTTAAAATACAAACACGTTATTTGTTTTTCCATTATCGACGTTTAAGATTTCATTACCATTGCTATGTAGTTTTAATTAATTACAATCAATTAACGATGATGTTTCTTGCATTTATGacaattttgtatttttcttctcTCAATAGGTGATGGTCTCACGGACTGGATGACGGAAGAAGTGGATTTCTCCTCGTACCTCCCaaaccctcacccctctccctcccccaattcctcccttcctccctcacccCTTCAGCATGACATCCAGGTGCCCTCTGACTTGGAGGTCATGACTTCTCTGCTGCAAGAGGAACTCGCTCAACTGGAGGACTACTTCCTGTCTGAACCGCTGCCGGAGAAAGGACCGAAACTGGGAAAATGCGACAAGGGTCCACCGCCAGTGGGTCCCCACCAGTCATACTACCAGTTGCCCTTTCATGCGTCATCATACTCCACCTCCAACCAATCGGAACACAGCCCTCTACTTGTTACCCTGGCAACTGGGGAACTAGACCTGCTGAGCTTTTGCGGAGGTGGGCCCATTGGGCGATCAAAATTGCCTAGACACGCCCCTTACAGTTGTAGCAATCGCCCCAATGGGTGTAGTCGCAAAAGAGTTTCAGATGGGGTGAGGGTGGGCGAGGTCTACGAGAATAGCATATGGAGTTCCAAAGGAAGTAACCCATCGGTGACTCTAAGTGGCAGTTACAGCTGTGTAGAGGACGAGCGGGTAGTCGGGAAAGGTTACTGCCTAGGCAGTGGAGTTGAGATTCGAAGATGCCCCTTTTTACCCAAGGAAGAGAAAAATTGTCAGTTCGCAGAAGAGGTCATAGCTGTTGGCAGTGGGTATGGTGGCTTTGGCGGGCCGTTGGATATCCCACACAAGAAAGAGGAGCTGTTGATGTATGGCATGAGGGAAGTgaatgtcagtagtggtggtggaggaTGTGCTAGTAGCAGTGAGATAGAATTGTTGAGTAGTAATGTCAAAGTTGGCGTAGTCGGTGAGTTGTCTTCCAAGATGTCCACTATTCCTTGGAAGACGGAGACTAGTGAGGGTTGTTATCTTCAGGCAGCGTCCCAATCAGAGGCCTCCTACCACCACGGCTTCCAAGGGACAGTCAGCGAGCAGGTCAAGGCAGAGGGTTTAGAGATGGGCCGTCAACATCATGACTTCCACTGTGGTGGGTTCCTAGAGGACCAGCAGGGCTCTGAGTGTCTGGCAATGGATAGGGAGGCTCTTGACAGGCAGGTGATGTTGGGGTTGAAGGAGGACCCCTGTCCCCTCGCGAAGCCTGAGCTGGACGAAACAATGCCAGGGGAGGTCCACCATCCGCCAGAGCGCAAGCAGAAGAAGAGAGACCAAAACAAGACTGCCGCTCATAGGTATGATGATTCAACCAAGCGCTGAAAACTTAAGGTGGTATTCAAACTTGAGATCTGCGCACAATTTCTACACAAGTCTCCCATTGGCATCAATAAATGATTTTAGCGAAAGTCTGAGTTGTGTGTGCTTATCTCAACTCTGAATCGACAGGTTTGTGGTTATCCAAATTTTGTTGTCTGATTTGTTGATAACAGAACATTGCCACTGGCATTTGACTTTTACTTTGATTTCACTGTGATTGATCCTATCTTCTCCCATTTGACCCCACCCTACCAGGTATCGCCAACGTAAAAGGGCAGAGCTGGACTGCCTTGAGGAGCAGCTGCACGGTCTGGAGGGGCATAACCGGGAACTTCGGGACAAAGCAGAGTCAGTGGAGAGGGAGATCCAGTATGTTAAAGACCTACTGATCGAAGTGTACAAGGCCCGCAGTCAGCGGCTCAAGCAACCGGACACCGACGCCTGATGATGAAGATGACGAAGACTTTCTGCAAGTAGATTTGAAGAAAAAAATGACAGGGAAATGTTAGTTTTTCAATGTTTTGAAATtgaatatacatttttttctttttctttgggAGGGTCAGGGTGGGGGGCGACAAAGGGGTTCAATTGCATGTTTTGATgacgtgattttttttttttttacgagtCAAACAACTACTTTATACTTCCACTGTTTCGGCAATCGGCACTAACCAAGCAAGCCTGCACTGTGATGCTGTAAAGTCTCAGCTGACAATCAATTTCTGAATGGGTTTCCTGTTGAATGGAGATGGGTTTGATTTCCACCAGTGGTGTTTTTTATATACTGGTTAGACTAATGTGATTCAACTAAGGCCTTACACTGGTCTTGATGTCAATAACTTAGCTACTGGTTCAATATACTCATTAGCTTTTTATCAAAAGACAATCTTTGTTTATTTGTGGGAGCTTTGCACTATTTGTATATTTTCCCAAATTATTATTCCAATAATTGAAAGCAAAGTAATATAAATATGAATGCAAAAACAGCCTTTAGGGAAGACTTAAGATTTTGTTGAAAGTGTTGTCACCTTAAATGCTAATTGCAATATGATACAATCAGTTTTATAGCTCAGGTTATGCAATTCATGCCCAAAGTTCTAGAAGTATGTAAGTTGGTAATTCTTGACTGAAGATTTTTTTGCATGGCAAAGACTTTCATGGCTACTAAAATTAACAagttctgtctgtctatataatgCTATATAGCTACTGTGCACTGATTCCATAGCAGCCTCACATTCCATGCTCTCTCTCAGCAAATTCACTTGTCTCTAGCTCTTTCCTAGTCGTTTCTCTTCACTGGATTAGATGGTATAGGATTTCAGAAATCAATGTGGGACCCTCTGTCTCTTTACTTGCTGTAAAAGCAAATCAGGGTTTGTGATTTTATATGGCGGGTATGCTCGTCTAATTTATAAAGACTTTTTCAATTGTGTCTTGAAGGAGAgatggtaggtaggtagtcagcCTTTGCTTTTTTctaaaaaagaacaaaaaaactatttttcacTAGAATGTTTGTGATAGCTTTTCATGTTCTTTCCCGCTTTTGTCTACGAGGATGCAGTGTCAATTAATTTAGTATAAACCTTTATTTTATAATTAGGTACAATTCTACATTTTTCTAAAAACGGTCAATCTGCTTTAAGCAAATGTAACAATATATCATATTTAAATTTGAAAATCTAATTTGATCTTTAATAGGAATTAATCCAATTGAATTGCTGTTGCTTTTTGAATGAATTTAAGTTGAAATGCAATAACTCTTAAATGTCTTAACGAATAGTTAAGATCTTAATATAATGTAATAATTTGTTATCAATCTTTTGGATGAATGGGTAGGACACTGCATCTTTTTCAAATATGGTCTGTTATCTTGGCGATATACAATCATGTTTCTGAAATACAGCTTTTAATGCAATGTGTATTAATGTTATTTTGTGATATTGAGATTCTATTACTTTCAATATTAAGCCTCACACATTTCAGCAACACGATTACGACCAATAAGTTACACCAGATAAAATAACCAACCATTTAGTAATTTTGAAATAATTCCAATGTTTCCTCTCAATATATTTCCTTTGTGTTACATGTCACTCGTTTTATTCAAATAAAGTGATTTGTGTCTACACAGTAGCCTAACAGTTTATTCTTGTTTTGAGCTCATCTCCGTTATGCATGGGTAATTTCTGGTGAAAAGCCAGGGGAGATTTAGCCCACATAAATGAAATAACGGACAGATTAGGATACTTCTTGGAACTGTTTCGAAATGAGGaattaaaagtatttttttttagatgcttaggctatgttgttgtcttttaCACAGCGTGGATTACATGGACTATTGTACAGAATCTGGCTTGATTTCAAATATATTTAACGTTTTATTGCTTTATCAATCTGCTCCTCGGAGGGTAAGGCCAAAAACACCCGTCTATATTTTTGTTATGGAGGGCAAGCAATTTTTATACACGACAGGATTTTCTTTGATATACATACCTGTAGCATATACATTTATACATTTTTCAAACAAGTGCAACCAGTCATTCCATGTGAGATGGACCCAGTATTCACTCCCGAGCATGTCATTTTCTGTGAAAAGAAGACAAGTTAAGTGGTGTAGACCGACATATAAAAAAAATGACATGCTAACAAATATGCAATTATCATTGAAGGTGTGTTTCGACTATCAGTCACATTATATCACACAGCCTAGGACCAAATGTTATCAAGCATATAATGTTCAacagtattttatatatattttatctccTCAAAATGGATGTTTTAAGGGGATACATCACACTCAAATATATTGTTTTATGTACTCCGGGGGAAAAACATTTACTTTGACAAATACTAATTTGAGACATTTTCACAAGAGACCTTATGCCCATCTAAAATGCAATTGGATCATACGAAACATTTTTGTGCCACAAGGAAATCCGCAACATGATCTCTCTTCCTGCTAATTGCCGCAAACTGCACTTTGGCAAGAAAGTTGTACAACCAACATGTGCAATGCCAATGTTCTAAATCCCTTTATATTCATACATGAATGATATTCCGTCTCATAAAATGGGCTAATTTAAAAGTTGACATCTTAATAATCCAATCAaaataaacagatttttagaatttTATTTTGTTCTGAAAACTTGTTCACTTGGCCATCTgtagtttttttgttttacaatTGAGTTATTATACTTTGTTAAATTATGATTTGAATGAATGCCTTGATAGTGTGTGCATATGACATTTTTATCTAATAATTAAGATTGGCTCAAAAGCAGGTAAAACAAACTATCACAAATATAGTCCTTGTCAGTAGAATGGCACAGGAGGTTTTATTAATACCAGTGCATAACAAATCAAAAGTCTTCGTGAAGAATTACTTGAAAACTACCATTTTacattgttaaacaaaatctatcAATTTATGATAGGCTTACACTACATATTTTAATCAAATTCAAAGCACTACAAATTACATTACACTCAAAAAACTTGACTTACACCGTACAAGTCCAGACCATATTGCCCAAACTAAACAAATCAATTATGCGCCTTTCAATTCAAGAGAGTAAAACATGTTAACAAGTTATCCCAAATGACAATCCCTCAATGTAATGAAATTCACTTTTATCTTCTAAAACAAAGACATAAAATATTGATGGCAATAATTTTATCAACAAGCGCGCTGCACAGATGAGTTATGGGTAGGGGATATAACATCCGCCATCCAGCTTATACATTGAATCCCAGTATTAAGGCAAAGGCAGACGGGCTGATCCACAAGTCTGATCTTACCAAATAGACACACACTATTCTCTCACTCACTGCATTGGCCCTCATAGCAGCTTGATGATCTGACAGTAGTCACACTGTGGAGGTGCGACATGCTGTGAAGCCTGACGAAGTTTCTCACGTGCATCAAGGGACAGCAGAGCCTTAAGGCACAGATGAAAGAGGTTGGAATATGGTCTGAGTAGAGACAGAGTTtgtctgtttgtgtatgtgttagagagagcgagtgtgtgtgtgtgtgtgtgtgtgtgtgagagagtgtgagtgtgtgagaaagtgtgagtgtgtatctgtgtaagcATAAGAGtgataagagtgtgtgtgtgtgtgagcagacaTGCAGTGTTGCATCCAGAGTTAAATGACTAAAGGCAATGGTGAGTAAAGAAAGTTTTGGTGTTTGATCATGACATGAGATATGGCAACATTTAAGAAACTCAATAAATGATATAATAGAAAGACTAAATAAAAACTTTTTGTGTAAGCAAGGGGTTCGGAGAGGATAACATTCCACAACAGCCTGGCCTCAACACACTGAAAAAGGTTTTAGAAATGTAGAAAGTCTAATAACTACGTAAACACTTCAAAGAGTTATATTAATTGCATTCTAAATTAGATAACAAGCCACAGttattattcttatttttttaatgTGTGTTAGATAGACATTCACCATCTCATGGAGGATATGAAACcatttttcttaaaaaaaaattaagtttGATCCACTGTGACTAAACTATTCTATGGTGCGTATATTTATTTCAATGTCTACCCCCTGGTAATATCACCCTCTATTACCTGTCGTAGTGCATCCTGTTGGCTGTATAAGCTCAGGGTAGCGACAGCCGCTCGTTGGACTGCGTGCTGGGAGTCGGTACAGGCGGCCTGTAGGAGGAGAAGGGGCACATCTCCCTCCAGCAGTGAGGCCACACCCCCTTCCACAGCAGCCATGTTGCCCAGGGCAGCGCAGCAGTGGCGGCGCGTCAGGGCATCAGGGTCCGCTATGAGGGAGAGTAGCTCAGTTGTTGCCCAATTGGCTTCCTCCACCCATCCACTTCCATCCTCCTGgtctgctacttgctgtttgagtGTTGTGGAtgagtctcctccatctcctaccAGGGACTGGGAGGACACAGTCTTGTCTGGCTTGCCCTTTTTCATGTCCCGGGCTGCAATAGAGGcactactgttctctctcccatTGGCTCTCCGTGTTCTAAACTCTGCCTTTCCGATGAGCCCCAGCCAATTGCCCACGGCCTTGCAGGCCATCCTCCGTACGGACGCGGAGGGGTCGTGGAGACAGCCAATTATGTCTCTGAGGATGGCGGGTTGCAGCCGGGTCCGTTGTGGGTCACTGGTGGAGGGAGGAGTATGAGGTGTAAACGGGTCCAGGTTACCTAGCAGGCTACAGGCAGCAGCTCTGACCCTGTCGTCTGGGTGAGCCAGGGCCTGGTGCAGGGGAGTAGGCTCCAAGTGGAGATGAGGGGTGGAGGGTCGGGACCTGGGGGAACAGCGGGCAGCCTGGGATAGTAGGGTGAAGAGCTCCACGGCCGACCCCCACAGGGCTTCACTATCAGGCTTTAGCAGGTCAGAGAGAAGGGAGCTGGCAGTCCTGGATACAGACACTGGGTGCCCAGCCTGGTCCCCGACACTGGAGGCTGGGGCCTGGTCTCTTCTATCATCCTTGGGGTCACTGCTGGGTGGAGAGAAGAATCCTTGGGCCCTGGCGGCTGCTGTGAAGCAGGGGACAGAGCGGCCGGGGTCACACAGCAGCAGgcgacacagcagagagagaggcagttctAGGAGAGACGGAGGAACGGACTGGATAACCTGATCCAGAacagaaaaaaacaaacacacacaatccagTTCAACCATCAAAGACACCAGACATTGAACAACACAATGTTCTCCCAATGGTGCCAAGACAGCAGTGTGGTGGAGTAGCAGTTGTGGGATGAACCTGATGTGTGACTAGAGCAAGCGTCATCTTAAATTGCATCAGAAAAACTTTAAGGTTTTCAGTCACTCGGTATGTCAGACAGACATATCAACAGAGGGAGATCAAATAAGAGTGTGGTCTTTGCGCATTGTCAATATCTACTCATACATCCAAAGGCTTAACAATGTTCTTGTAAGGGTGCTGTAAGGGGAGAGTCTGACCTGCAGCAGGCCAGAGACAATGCCAGCGCTGTGGTACAGCTGGAGTAGTCTGTCCATGGTCTCTGAGGACAGGTCCAGGGCAAAGGGGAAACACAGCAGGTGGCAGCTCAACACTGATAGGCTGTTCACACTGGAGTCACCACCCCAAAGCTGGCCGTGAGTCTCGTCAGACAGCCTGGAAACACTGGAAAAGAGGCACTCTCCACATATCACCACCGTAACAGTATGGTATTGATTGACTGTTGATATGCTATAAGTATTATTAGGACAATCACAAGTGAATAAGAAGATGTGTTATGCAAGAAGACAGctagacggagagagggagagagagatggagaggtcacTAACCAATCAGTGGTGAGCAGGTGGCCCAGGGTGAGTAAGCAGTTTGTGTCGCTGTCTGAGAACAGGGGAACACAGCAGTACGGGTCTCTGGTAAGGACAAAAAGGGCGAGGGACAGGAACACATACAGCCCTgatgggagaggagatggaaaccATTTATATTAGATTGGTGAGAGCTCAACCCAAAACTTGTCAAAAAAAATGAagggtaataataataataataataaaacagaattccagaaaataattatTTGTTGTTTAATGTCTTTTTTAAGTAGGCAGGGAAACA encodes the following:
- the atf5a gene encoding uncharacterized protein atf5a, with translation MMAMSAAPLWKTLRVCPADPLALSHPQANLSQSQECRGEVPEESQHLIGDGLTDWMTEEVDFSSYLPNPHPSPSPNSSLPPSPLQHDIQVPSDLEVMTSLLQEELAQLEDYFLSEPLPEKGPKLGKCDKGPPPVGPHQSYYQLPFHASSYSTSNQSEHSPLLVTLATGELDLLSFCGGGPIGRSKLPRHAPYSCSNRPNGCSRKRVSDGVRVGEVYENSIWSSKGSNPSVTLSGSYSCVEDERVVGKGYCLGSGVEIRRCPFLPKEEKNCQFAEEVIAVGSGYGGFGGPLDIPHKKEELLMYGMREVNVSSGGGGCASSSEIELLSSNVKVGVVGELSSKMSTIPWKTETSEGCYLQAASQSEASYHHGFQGTVSEQVKAEGLEMGRQHHDFHCGGFLEDQQGSECLAMDREALDRQVMLGLKEDPCPLAKPELDETMPGEVHHPPERKQKKRDQNKTAAHRYRQRKRAELDCLEEQLHGLEGHNRELRDKAESVEREIQYVKDLLIEVYKARSQRLKQPDTDA